A window from Intestinimonas massiliensis (ex Afouda et al. 2020) encodes these proteins:
- a CDS encoding ABC transporter permease, translating to MAKYLVKRVLMALLTVFLVATLTFFLMNAAPGNPWLAEKTPPQSVIDALNEKYGLDKPLPEQYIRYMSNLLQGDFGTSIKMSKNRPVLEMIMEKFPISAKLGIVAVAWATLVGVPLGCLAAYRRGKLTDSILRVVCTLGVSLPAFVVASTLMVVFCGGVEALHFFPNTFSEANGIRGYILPCLCLGLYPMCYIARLTRSSMLDAINQEYIKTARAKGLKTAPIIFKHALRNALIPVITYLGPLTAFTLCGGFVVEKVFNIPGLGRSFVQSITALDYPMIMGTVIFLATFIVLMNLAVDILYKVVDPRINLAKGVD from the coding sequence ATGGCAAAATATCTGGTGAAACGGGTATTGATGGCGCTGCTGACGGTATTTCTGGTGGCGACGCTGACCTTTTTCCTGATGAACGCGGCGCCGGGTAATCCGTGGCTGGCGGAGAAAACGCCGCCGCAAAGCGTCATCGACGCGCTGAACGAGAAATACGGGCTGGATAAGCCGCTGCCGGAGCAGTACATCCGGTACATGAGCAACCTGCTGCAGGGAGACTTCGGCACGTCGATCAAGATGTCGAAGAACCGGCCGGTGCTGGAGATGATTATGGAGAAGTTCCCCATCTCCGCCAAACTGGGCATCGTGGCGGTGGCCTGGGCCACGCTGGTGGGGGTGCCGTTGGGGTGCCTGGCGGCGTACCGGCGGGGGAAGCTGACGGACAGCATCCTGCGGGTGGTGTGCACGCTGGGCGTGTCGCTGCCGGCCTTTGTGGTGGCCAGTACGCTGATGGTGGTGTTCTGCGGGGGTGTGGAGGCGCTGCACTTCTTCCCGAACACCTTCTCGGAGGCCAACGGCATCCGGGGCTATATCCTGCCGTGCCTGTGCCTGGGGCTGTATCCCATGTGCTACATTGCGCGGCTGACCCGGTCGTCCATGCTGGACGCCATCAACCAGGAGTATATCAAGACAGCGCGGGCCAAGGGCCTGAAGACGGCGCCCATTATCTTCAAGCACGCGCTGCGCAACGCGCTGATCCCAGTCATTACTTACCTGGGCCCCCTGACCGCCTTTACTCTGTGCGGCGGCTTCGTGGTGGAGAAAGTGTTCAACATCCCCGGTCTGGGCCGGTCCTTCGTGCAGTCGATCACGGCGCTGGACTACCCGATGATTATGGGGACGGTCATTTTCCTGGCGACCTTTATCGTACTGATGAATCTGGCGGTGGACATCCTTTATAAGGTGGTAGACCCGCGTATCAATCTGGCCAAGGGGGTAGACTGA
- a CDS encoding ABC transporter ATP-binding protein gives MSENKILLEVQDLKKYFPVKGTKGPGVQAVESVSLFIHRGETLGLVGESGCGKTTLGRTILRLHEPTSGKIIYDGETIFERTLDAAGKPVGQKVAVNMLPYRRKMQIIFQDPSASLDPRMTVGEIIGEALDIHKLYGSKQERTDRIKELLGQVGLNTEHANRYPHEFSGGQQQRVGIARALAVKPEFIVCDEPISALDVSIQSQVVNMLEDMQQDLGLTYLFIAHDLSVVRHISNRIGVMYLGCLVELAESYELNRHPLHPYTKTLLSAVPVPDPEVSRSRQRIVLEGDIPSPMNPPTGCRFHTRCPYATDKCKQAVPEFKEHAPGHWAACHLLG, from the coding sequence ATGAGTGAGAACAAGATCCTTCTGGAGGTCCAGGACCTCAAGAAGTATTTCCCGGTGAAGGGGACGAAGGGCCCCGGGGTACAGGCGGTGGAGAGCGTGTCGCTGTTTATTCACCGCGGTGAGACGCTGGGCTTGGTGGGCGAGTCGGGCTGCGGCAAGACGACCCTGGGCCGCACCATCCTGCGGCTGCATGAGCCCACGTCGGGCAAGATCATCTACGATGGGGAGACCATCTTTGAGCGGACGCTGGACGCTGCCGGCAAGCCGGTGGGACAGAAGGTGGCGGTGAACATGCTGCCCTACCGGCGGAAGATGCAGATCATCTTCCAGGACCCGTCGGCCTCCCTGGACCCCCGCATGACGGTGGGAGAGATCATCGGCGAGGCCCTGGATATCCACAAGCTCTACGGCAGCAAGCAGGAGCGGACCGACCGGATCAAGGAGCTGCTGGGGCAGGTGGGCCTGAACACGGAGCACGCCAACCGCTACCCCCACGAATTCTCCGGAGGCCAGCAGCAGCGGGTGGGCATCGCCCGCGCGCTGGCGGTGAAGCCGGAGTTCATCGTGTGCGACGAGCCCATCTCGGCGCTGGACGTTTCGATCCAGTCCCAGGTGGTGAACATGCTGGAGGACATGCAGCAGGACCTGGGCCTGACGTATCTCTTCATCGCCCACGACCTGAGCGTGGTGCGGCACATCTCCAACCGGATCGGCGTGATGTATCTGGGCTGTCTGGTGGAGCTGGCGGAGAGCTATGAGCTGAACCGGCACCCCCTGCACCCGTATACCAAGACGCTGCTGTCTGCGGTGCCGGTGCCGGACCCGGAGGTCTCCCGGTCGCGGCAGCGGATCGTGCTGGAGGGCGACATCCCGTCTCCCATGAACCCGCCTACGGGCTGCCGGTTCCATACCCGGTGCCCGTATGCCACGGACAAGTGCAAGCAGGCCGTTCCCGAATTCAAAGAGCACGCGCCGGGCCATTGGGCGGCCTGCCATCTGCTGGGGTAA
- a CDS encoding transporter substrate-binding domain-containing protein, which produces MKQMKKVLCLALGLAMSLSLLAACSGGGSASPSPSASAPAPSASAPAESGLTTVEAGKLHMSTNAAFPPYEMVKDDGTFEGIDVEVAGAIAEKLGLELVVDDMGFDAALLAAQNGQSDIVMAGVSVTPDRQEVMDFSDSYATGIQVVIVKEGSDVTMDNLGEKMIGCQKATTGYLYASDTPENGGYGEDHVIAYETGALAVEALKNGQVDCVIIDNEPAKAYVAANEGLTILETPWVEEDYAIGMKKGNTALLEAVNAAMTELKADGTFQAIVDRYITAD; this is translated from the coding sequence ATGAAACAGATGAAAAAGGTGCTCTGCCTGGCTCTGGGCCTGGCTATGAGCCTGTCTCTGCTGGCCGCCTGCTCCGGCGGCGGCAGCGCATCTCCCTCCCCCAGCGCCAGCGCCCCCGCACCCTCCGCCAGCGCTCCCGCCGAGAGCGGCTTGACCACCGTGGAGGCCGGCAAGCTTCACATGTCCACCAACGCCGCCTTCCCTCCCTATGAGATGGTGAAGGACGACGGTACCTTCGAGGGCATTGATGTTGAGGTGGCAGGCGCCATTGCCGAGAAGCTGGGCCTGGAGCTGGTGGTGGACGACATGGGGTTTGACGCCGCCCTGCTGGCCGCTCAGAACGGCCAGAGCGATATCGTCATGGCCGGCGTCTCCGTTACTCCGGACCGTCAGGAGGTCATGGACTTCTCCGACAGCTACGCCACCGGCATTCAGGTGGTCATTGTCAAGGAGGGCTCCGACGTGACCATGGACAATCTGGGCGAGAAGATGATCGGCTGCCAGAAGGCCACCACCGGTTACCTCTACGCCTCCGATACCCCGGAGAACGGCGGCTACGGTGAGGACCACGTCATCGCCTATGAGACGGGCGCTCTGGCCGTGGAGGCCCTGAAGAACGGCCAGGTGGACTGCGTCATCATCGACAACGAGCCCGCCAAGGCCTATGTGGCCGCCAACGAGGGCCTGACCATCCTGGAGACCCCCTGGGTGGAGGAGGACTACGCCATCGGCATGAAGAAGGGCAACACCGCCCTGCTGGAGGCGGTGAACGCCGCCATGACTGAGCTGAAGGCGGATGGTACCTTCCAGGCCATCGTGGATCGGTATATCACTGCGGACTAA
- a CDS encoding ABC transporter permease, translating into MADHKNKPRFGSLQPDVEDILHWNDLTDSDFSKASAAEKEDFIQQRKSVSYWADAWRRLRKNTVAMVALCVLVAIMLFAFVGPMVVPYGYDQFNKGAENLHPWHTSLEDQAKLAEALNTKDPEQAVEEARAKAEAEGRPFTAVDAAVVRANAKASSTYTDEEGNVLSGDELESYLRHELGIKTHLFGYSNKELERKAAGESVFPHVFGTDKFGRDIMVRVMVGTRVSMLVGVCAALLVLIIGATYGSISGYFGGKVDAVMQRIVEVIYSVPEVLVILLLSAMLGEAIKAYSGPGSAFVATMGANLISMFMAFGMLYWVGMSRIIRGQVLQVKQQEYVTAARALGASSGRIIKRHLLPNCIGQLVVTTCLQIPSAIFLESFLSFLGVGVSAPMTSLGSMASEALQGMYSYPYRLFFPAIILSVMILSFNLFGDGLRDALDPRLKK; encoded by the coding sequence ATGGCGGACCATAAAAACAAGCCTCGCTTTGGCTCTCTGCAGCCCGACGTGGAGGATATCCTGCACTGGAACGACCTGACCGACTCTGACTTCTCCAAGGCCAGCGCGGCGGAGAAGGAGGACTTCATTCAGCAGCGCAAAAGCGTGTCGTACTGGGCGGACGCGTGGCGGCGGCTGCGGAAGAACACGGTGGCCATGGTGGCGCTGTGCGTGCTGGTGGCCATCATGCTGTTCGCCTTTGTTGGCCCGATGGTGGTGCCCTACGGCTATGACCAGTTCAACAAGGGCGCGGAAAACCTGCACCCGTGGCATACGAGCCTGGAGGACCAGGCCAAGCTGGCGGAGGCGCTGAACACCAAGGACCCGGAGCAGGCCGTGGAAGAGGCCCGGGCCAAGGCGGAGGCGGAGGGCAGGCCCTTTACCGCGGTGGACGCGGCGGTGGTGCGCGCCAACGCCAAGGCGTCCAGCACCTACACGGACGAGGAGGGCAATGTGCTGTCCGGAGACGAGCTGGAGTCTTATCTGCGGCATGAGCTGGGAATCAAGACCCACCTGTTCGGCTACTCCAACAAGGAGCTGGAGCGGAAGGCGGCGGGGGAGTCGGTGTTCCCCCACGTGTTCGGCACGGATAAATTCGGGCGGGACATCATGGTGCGCGTGATGGTAGGCACCCGGGTGTCCATGCTGGTGGGTGTGTGCGCGGCGCTGCTGGTGCTCATCATCGGGGCGACGTACGGGTCCATTTCGGGCTACTTCGGCGGCAAGGTGGACGCGGTGATGCAGCGGATCGTGGAGGTCATCTACTCGGTCCCCGAGGTGCTGGTTATCCTGCTGCTGTCGGCCATGCTGGGCGAGGCCATCAAGGCCTACAGCGGGCCGGGCTCGGCCTTTGTGGCCACCATGGGGGCCAACCTGATCTCCATGTTTATGGCCTTCGGCATGCTGTACTGGGTGGGCATGAGCCGCATCATCCGCGGCCAGGTCCTCCAGGTGAAGCAGCAGGAGTACGTCACCGCCGCCCGGGCCCTGGGCGCCTCCAGCGGCCGGATCATCAAGCGGCACCTGCTGCCCAACTGCATCGGGCAGTTGGTGGTGACCACCTGCCTGCAAATTCCCTCCGCTATCTTCCTGGAGTCCTTCCTGTCCTTCCTGGGCGTGGGCGTTTCGGCGCCCATGACCAGCCTGGGGTCCATGGCATCGGAGGCGCTTCAGGGCATGTATTCCTATCCATACCGGCTGTTTTTCCCGGCCATCATCCTCAGCGTCATGATCCTCTCCTTCAACCTGTTCGGAGACGGCCTGCGGGACGCTCTGGACCCGAGACTGAAGAAATAA
- a CDS encoding amino acid ABC transporter permease gives MGTRFIEFLDWFSRGFSRAFLEGDRWKLYLKGMGITLELTITALVIGVILGVLVAVIRTAHDQQRVGSKNLALGILNALCKVYTTVIRGTPMMVQLLIWGFVIFKTSRNHTMVGILGLGINSGAYVAEIVRGGLMSVDVGQSEASRSLGLGYVDTMRFIVIPQAFKNILPALGNELITLFKDTSLVSAIGGTELVYFAEAVGAKTYEYMFPYVGIAAMYLIIVMLLTWLQGKLERRLRQSDRR, from the coding sequence ATGGGTACTCGGTTCATAGAGTTCCTGGACTGGTTCAGCAGGGGGTTCAGCCGGGCCTTCCTTGAAGGGGACCGCTGGAAGCTCTATCTTAAGGGAATGGGAATCACCCTGGAACTTACCATTACCGCCCTGGTTATCGGCGTCATTCTGGGCGTGCTGGTGGCGGTGATCCGTACCGCCCACGACCAGCAGCGCGTGGGCAGCAAGAATCTGGCGCTGGGGATTTTGAACGCTTTGTGCAAAGTGTATACCACTGTCATTCGGGGCACCCCCATGATGGTCCAACTGCTCATTTGGGGCTTTGTCATTTTCAAGACCAGCCGGAACCACACCATGGTGGGGATTCTGGGTCTGGGGATCAACTCGGGGGCCTATGTGGCGGAGATCGTCCGGGGCGGCCTCATGTCCGTGGACGTGGGGCAGAGCGAGGCGAGCCGATCTTTGGGGCTGGGATACGTTGACACCATGCGCTTTATCGTCATCCCCCAGGCGTTCAAGAACATTCTGCCTGCCCTGGGCAACGAGCTGATCACCCTCTTTAAGGATACCTCCTTGGTCTCGGCTATCGGCGGCACCGAACTGGTCTACTTTGCCGAGGCGGTGGGCGCAAAGACCTATGAGTACATGTTTCCCTATGTGGGCATTGCGGCGATGTATCTGATCATCGTGATGCTTCTGACCTGGCTCCAGGGCAAGCTGGAAAGGAGGCTGCGTCAAAGTGATCGACGTTAA
- a CDS encoding peptide ABC transporter substrate-binding protein, translating to MKNRKRLLALALVGVMSLGMLLSGCGGTSAQSPSPSPSASAPAESTPAEGFDMAVCIASEPQTIDPALNSAVDGAIMTQHMFEGLMKWVDSGNPVNEKGNMNYAALAAGQAESYEKTDNGDGTVTYTFKIRSDAKWSDGQPVTANDFVYSWQRLANPLTAADYCYMIDMVQGYAAVNAGEADPTTLGVSAPDESTFVVNLTYDCPYFLEICAFPAAFPVRQDIIEAYGDTWTTDDNSSHYISNGPWKLAEWVHDSYIKMVPNEYHYDAANLGPNSLTFQLMEDQNSMLAAYRSGDLQFIEDMPVDEIAGLLASGELNIVDYIGTYYVCYQTQAAPFDNALVRQAFTLAIDSKYIVEQVTQTGQVPATGFVPAGIYDADPNGDDFRTVGGDYWDAPVDDATYQANCEKARQLLAEAGYPNGEGFPTVTYLYNTSDAHKAVGEALQQMWQEELGVTVQLQNQEWNAFLETRKKGEYQIARNGWIADYNDPCSFLDMWYTGGGNNDAQYSNPEYDAMIDAAKATSDPAERMSYFHKAEDIIIGQDWALGPIYFYTQKYMMADDISGAFYTPLGYFIYGYCTKG from the coding sequence ATGAAGAACCGTAAGAGACTGCTTGCCCTGGCTCTGGTAGGCGTCATGTCTCTGGGCATGCTGCTGTCCGGCTGCGGCGGCACCAGCGCTCAGAGCCCCTCGCCCTCTCCGTCCGCCTCGGCTCCCGCCGAGAGCACCCCGGCCGAGGGCTTCGACATGGCGGTGTGCATCGCGTCCGAGCCCCAGACCATCGACCCCGCTCTGAACTCCGCCGTGGACGGCGCCATCATGACCCAGCATATGTTTGAGGGCCTGATGAAGTGGGTCGACAGCGGCAACCCCGTCAACGAAAAGGGTAACATGAACTACGCCGCGCTGGCGGCCGGCCAGGCCGAGAGCTATGAGAAGACCGACAACGGCGACGGCACGGTGACCTACACCTTCAAGATTCGCTCCGACGCCAAGTGGTCCGACGGCCAGCCCGTCACCGCCAACGACTTCGTGTACTCCTGGCAGCGCCTGGCCAACCCCCTGACCGCCGCCGATTACTGCTACATGATCGACATGGTGCAGGGCTACGCCGCGGTCAACGCCGGTGAGGCCGACCCCACCACCCTGGGCGTCTCCGCTCCCGACGAGAGCACCTTCGTGGTCAACCTGACCTACGACTGCCCCTACTTCCTGGAGATCTGCGCCTTCCCCGCCGCCTTCCCTGTCCGTCAGGACATCATTGAGGCCTATGGCGATACCTGGACCACCGACGACAACTCCAGCCACTATATCTCCAACGGCCCCTGGAAGCTGGCCGAGTGGGTTCATGATTCCTACATCAAGATGGTGCCCAACGAGTACCACTATGATGCCGCTAACCTGGGCCCCAACTCTCTGACCTTCCAGCTCATGGAGGATCAGAACTCCATGCTGGCCGCCTACCGTTCCGGCGACCTGCAGTTCATCGAGGATATGCCCGTGGATGAGATCGCTGGACTGCTGGCTTCCGGCGAGCTGAACATCGTGGATTATATTGGCACCTACTATGTCTGCTATCAGACCCAGGCCGCGCCCTTTGACAACGCCCTGGTCCGCCAGGCCTTTACTCTGGCCATCGACTCCAAGTATATTGTGGAGCAGGTGACCCAGACCGGCCAGGTGCCCGCCACCGGCTTCGTGCCCGCCGGCATCTATGACGCCGATCCCAACGGCGATGACTTCCGCACCGTGGGCGGCGACTACTGGGACGCCCCTGTGGACGACGCCACCTACCAGGCCAACTGTGAGAAGGCCCGCCAGTTGCTGGCTGAGGCCGGCTATCCCAACGGCGAGGGCTTCCCCACCGTGACCTACCTGTATAACACCTCCGACGCCCACAAGGCCGTGGGCGAGGCCCTGCAGCAGATGTGGCAGGAGGAGCTGGGCGTCACCGTGCAGCTCCAGAACCAGGAGTGGAACGCCTTCCTGGAGACCCGTAAGAAGGGCGAGTACCAGATCGCCCGCAACGGCTGGATCGCCGACTACAACGATCCCTGCTCCTTCCTGGATATGTGGTACACCGGCGGCGGCAACAACGACGCCCAGTACTCCAACCCCGAGTACGACGCCATGATCGACGCGGCCAAGGCCACGTCTGATCCCGCCGAGCGCATGAGCTACTTCCACAAGGCCGAGGACATCATCATCGGTCAGGATTGGGCGCTGGGCCCCATCTACTTCTACACCCAGAAGTATATGATGGCCGACGACATCAGCGGCGCCTTCTACACCCCCCTGGGCTACTTCATCTACGGCTACTGCACCAAGGGCTGA
- a CDS encoding ABC transporter ATP-binding protein — protein sequence MESNINTTQEQKSGKLLEVQDLRVSFFTPAGEVKAVGGISYDLNYDEVMGIVGESGSGKSVEAYSIIGLLQSPGKVIGGSITFEGQDVLAKTKEEMTDFRGREVAMIFQNPMTCLNPVYTVGNQLIEALRAHDKSISKEDASKRAMEMLELVGINNVAKRMKQYPHEFSGGMRQRVMIAMGLICHPKLLIADEPTTALDVTIQAQILELMKDLQKKTHMGIIFITHNLGVVAEICDKVSVMYAGKIVEQGPVDDIFYRPSHPYTVGLLRSMPRVDAESYERLIPIEGTPVDMLNPPEGCPFAPRCEHCMKICLKQMPPYVEIGEDHRSACWLRVQERKKGEKLGAEGGALDKTAPDTKAEEGTDHE from the coding sequence ATGGAATCGAATATCAATACAACGCAGGAGCAGAAGTCCGGCAAGCTGCTGGAGGTCCAGGACCTGCGGGTCTCCTTCTTCACGCCTGCGGGCGAAGTGAAGGCGGTCGGCGGGATCAGCTATGATCTGAACTATGACGAGGTCATGGGCATTGTGGGCGAGTCAGGCTCGGGCAAGAGTGTGGAGGCGTACTCCATCATTGGCCTTCTGCAGTCCCCGGGCAAGGTGATCGGCGGGTCCATCACCTTCGAGGGCCAGGATGTGCTGGCCAAGACGAAGGAGGAGATGACGGACTTCCGGGGCCGGGAGGTGGCCATGATCTTCCAGAACCCCATGACCTGCCTGAACCCGGTGTATACGGTGGGCAACCAGCTCATCGAGGCGCTGCGGGCCCACGACAAGAGCATCTCCAAGGAGGACGCGTCGAAGCGCGCCATGGAGATGCTGGAGCTGGTGGGGATCAACAACGTGGCCAAGCGGATGAAGCAGTACCCCCACGAGTTTTCCGGCGGCATGCGGCAGCGGGTGATGATCGCCATGGGGCTGATCTGCCACCCCAAGCTGCTGATCGCGGACGAGCCGACGACGGCGCTGGACGTGACCATCCAGGCACAGATCCTGGAGTTGATGAAGGACCTGCAGAAGAAGACCCACATGGGGATCATCTTCATCACCCATAACCTGGGCGTGGTGGCGGAGATCTGCGACAAGGTGAGCGTGATGTACGCCGGCAAGATCGTGGAGCAGGGTCCGGTGGACGACATCTTCTACCGGCCCAGCCATCCGTATACGGTAGGGCTGCTGCGGTCCATGCCCCGTGTGGACGCGGAGAGCTACGAGCGGCTGATCCCCATCGAGGGCACGCCGGTGGACATGCTGAACCCGCCGGAGGGGTGTCCGTTCGCGCCGCGGTGCGAGCACTGCATGAAGATCTGCCTGAAGCAGATGCCTCCCTATGTGGAGATCGGGGAGGACCACCGGTCGGCCTGCTGGCTGCGGGTGCAGGAGCGCAAGAAGGGTGAAAAGCTGGGCGCCGAGGGCGGCGCGCTGGATAAGACGGCCCCCGATACCAAGGCAGAGGAGGGCACGGACCATGAGTGA